From Phycisphaerae bacterium, one genomic window encodes:
- a CDS encoding carbon-nitrogen hydrolase: MKPDTFTIAVVQHACADDRGTNIARATQGIRDAASQGARIVCLQELFGSTYFCKKEDVERFALAEPVPGPTIEALQPVARGLGVVVVVPLFERRAPGVYHNSAAVVDADGSLIGTYRKMHIPDDPLYYEKYYFAPGDATGPTCGFRVFETRHARIGVLICWDQWYPEAARITTLLGAEVLFYPTAIGWHPKEKAQYGQEQVAAWRAIQRSHAIANGVYVAAANRIGHETEPGTDGIEFFGQSFICGPFGQFLAEAPSDCPAVLTAECSRSKMESVRRHWPFLRDRRVDGYALIVERYLGDRP; the protein is encoded by the coding sequence ATGAAACCGGACACCTTCACCATCGCAGTGGTTCAGCACGCCTGTGCCGACGACCGGGGGACGAATATCGCCCGGGCGACGCAAGGGATTCGGGATGCTGCTTCGCAGGGAGCCCGGATCGTGTGTTTGCAGGAGCTTTTCGGCTCGACGTACTTCTGCAAGAAGGAGGACGTGGAGCGGTTTGCCCTGGCCGAGCCCGTACCCGGCCCGACGATTGAAGCCCTGCAGCCAGTCGCCCGCGGACTGGGTGTGGTGGTCGTGGTTCCTCTCTTCGAGCGGCGTGCACCGGGAGTCTACCACAACTCGGCCGCTGTCGTGGATGCGGACGGCTCGCTGATCGGCACTTACCGCAAGATGCACATTCCGGACGACCCGCTGTACTACGAGAAGTACTACTTCGCGCCGGGGGACGCGACCGGCCCGACCTGCGGCTTTCGGGTCTTCGAGACCCGCCACGCGCGGATCGGGGTGCTGATCTGCTGGGACCAGTGGTACCCTGAGGCGGCCCGGATCACCACGCTCCTTGGGGCCGAAGTGCTGTTCTATCCCACGGCCATCGGCTGGCACCCGAAGGAGAAAGCCCAGTACGGCCAGGAACAGGTTGCCGCGTGGCGAGCGATTCAGCGAAGCCACGCGATTGCCAATGGGGTATACGTTGCCGCGGCCAACCGGATCGGGCACGAGACCGAGCCGGGGACGGACGGCATCGAGTTCTTCGGCCAGTCGTTCATTTGCGGTCCCTTCGGGCAGTTTCTGGCCGAGGCTCCGAGCGACTGCCCGGCGGTCCTGACCGCCGAATGCAGCCGCTCGAAGATGGAAAGCGTTCGACGTCACTGGCCGTTCCTCCGCGACCGCCGGGTTGATGGGTACGCTCTGATCGTGGAGCGTTACCTGGGTGACCGGCCATGA